Part of the Zingiber officinale cultivar Zhangliang chromosome 6A, Zo_v1.1, whole genome shotgun sequence genome, AGCTCCTGTTCCGGCCATTCTGCCAAAATTAACATAGATATTAATCGAGATAATGAATCAGCTACCTAGTTATTTTTTCCGTCAATATGTTCAAATTGAACTGTTGGGCCGGCTCCGGTGATACAATCAGTAAAAGAAATCCACCGTACTCTAGAAGGCTTGTGGTTGGCGGTTTTGCCAAAAAAAACTAATAATTGTCTGATAATCAGTTCTAATGAGGAGTTCTGATTTGTCcaggaaataaattttcaaagctTCCATAGTATTCATCATCGCATAAATTTCCGCATCAATTGTTGATTTCGGAGGATTGAACTTTCCGTTTGAATAAGCGCATATTTTTTCAGAGGAGACTGGGTTAAATTTCTTCTTTTTCCATTTGCAGATTCCTCCCCATCCATCCATACATCCATCAACTTCTAAGATTATGTAACAATCCGGAGGGGGTATTTCTAGATATGGGAGTTGTTTTATTTTCTCCTTGACTTGATGAATTAAGTCTTAGTCTTGCTGATTTAACTTTTTCTCTCCATTAAGAGATGTTTTTGCATAGAGGGGACCTAGGAGTTTTCCAAGATTTGGGATATACTTTCTTGCATAATTTAGTAGTTCCAACCATGATCGCATACCTTTAGTGGTTTTGAGATCATTATCCTTGAAATCCGCGATCTTAGATATAACATGCGGTTGTAATTTAATTCAGCAATTTCCAATGATGGCTCCAAGGAATTCGATTTCTGGTACAACAATCTTCATTTTAGTTGGGCTTAGGACTAGCCCATTTGCTTGGCAAATTTGGAGCATTCTCTGAAGGTGTTGTTCATGACTTTTTTCATCTGGTGAAAATACTAGTATATCATCAATATAGAGAGCTATAAATTCTTCTGCTCCCTTAAAGCATAAATCCATTTTTCGTTGGAATACGACTGGTGCATTTtttagcccaaatggcattactagCATTCGTATAGTTCGTCGGGAACCTAGAAGGTCGTCCATTCAATTGAGTCAGGGTGCATTGCAACCTGATGAAATCCACTCTTCAgatcaaattttgaaaaaatgcAGCTATTACTTACCTTTTTAAGAATAGTGTTGATACCAGGTAAGCTGTATTGGTCTTTGTGAGTTATATCATTAAGGCGTTTGTAATTGAATACCAGCCTCTCTTTgcctttcttctctttcttggtgATTGGATCAACTGTGGTCCCGGAATTTACTATTATTGTAGTTGTTTGATGCTGCTCTTTTACTAGGCCTGATAATTTCTAAGTCCAATAATGCCTTTACATGCTTTGTAAAAGCTTCCTTTTGGGATGGAGTAAGGTGCTTTAAAGGCCTGTCTTCAATAGTAAATTCTGGATTTTTAATATCCAACTGACATACAATTTTGTTCTTTTGCCAATGCTGCAAAGGATTTTCTCCAATAACTCCTTGTTCCTTGAGTTTTTGCAAGAGTGGTTTGAATTTCTGTTCAAAGGTCTGACTTATCCTCCCTATGGAAATGTGAACCATTTCCTTAATTTGGATATACTCTTCTTCATCTAATTCCAATTCTTCTATTGCTGCATGAATAGATGGTAACGTATTAATGGTAGtcaaatttttataaaatgttACCGTATTTCCTTTAATTATGAGTCCTCCGTGCATAGCTCTTATGAAATTGCATCCGATAATAAACTGGATATTATCACCCAGTACCATTGGAAAACTGTAAGTGTAGGGGACTCGAAAAATATTATCTTTGATCATCATTCTCCCATTTTTCAGCTTCATATTAGCGGTTTGTTGTGAATTTATACCACACGAAGGTGTTTTGTTCCAGTGCTTCTTTCGGGACTGATCTTTGATCTATACAACAGATAGTTGCTCCCGTATCAAGGATCACCTTTAGTTTGAATCTTGGAATATCTAGAATTTCAATTTCAACTATTAAGTTATAcaacatatttttcactaaccGTGGGCTTTGTGTTGCAGCTACTGTTTCTTCAATAAGCATGTTAgcagcttcttcatcctctaaaCCTTGAAAGTCCTTCTCTAAGTCTCTTTCTAATTCCAGAGCTTCATAGTAGGATTTATCGTAGCTGACTTCTTCTTTTAATCTCTTTATCTCTTCTTCGCACcaaataatataatttctctGTTCCTGTATTAAATTCATTGGATAAAATGGTGTTGATGGAGCAGGAGTTACAGGTACCTCTTTGTTGAAGTAATAAGATCCGCATAAATTGCAGACAGTCAGGACAGTGTATCCTTGCTCGTATAGTTGTCCTTCTACAACAAGTGCAGATATGTGATTGGGGGGCAAAGATTCTTTCATTATGCTTCCATTGATGGAGACAGCTAGATTGTATTTAACAGTGGTGTTTGGATAGATCTTTGTACCTCGTGTATATCCTCCTCTCCTTCTGATATGCTGAAAATAGCGTCAGTTTGAGCTTCTCCTTTTTGAACAGAATGAATGTCACAGTCTTCTGGTAACTCAAGTTGCTTGAAAATAATAACTCTTTTTATGTTTCTTCTCTCATTGGGCAGTCTTTGGCAaaatgtccttcttgaccacagaGATAACCTTTGTATTTTTTGTTACGGAGTAAATGTTTTCTCTTTTCAATTCGTGCATGTGAATCATGAGGTTTACCTTTGTAAGTTTTTGATTGTCTTACCCCAATTTTCTTTGGTCCGAATTTTTGATAATACCCTGGTATAGGGATTTGGCTGCAGAAAGATAAGTCTTTTAGAGATCGCTTGAAAGATGCATCTTTGCATTCCTGCTCTAGGAATTTATGATCAAAAATGATTCTTGTAAATACTCTAACTTATAATCCTGGGTGTTTTGCTACAAATGTTGCTTTAATCCTGTTTCCATGATCTCCAGGCATTTTAAGCCAGAATTTTTTTGATAACTTTGGTCCTGCATAAAGTCGTCCTGTCTTCGCTGCTAGCCTCATATAATCATTGATATATTGAATAATGTTTTTTACGTTGTCACAGGATAACTTCTCCAGATCtctatatgcagaattttgtattTCAGTAGAGCCTTGAGTGGAATCTTCTGCTGAAAAAACCCGCCTCATTTGGGATAAAATGTTGAGTTCCTTCCCTTCCGTCACTGATAGATATAAGAGCATCATATTCAGTGGCATAGGTCATCCTCTATTGGACCCAGGTTATTTTTTCAATTTCTCCCGGTAGGTTTTCTATGAACTCAATTTTTTCCTTCGAATCCGTAAATGCTTGTGATGCCACAAAATTTTTGGTTATGGATTCCCATCGTGAAAAGGCGTCATCAAAGTGGTTTAATTGTTCCGGTATTACAAATAATGCTCCACTTTGCTGCTGAGCAGAAGTTAAGGTCCATAATTCATTATTCATTTCTCCTTTGAATTTTGCCTTTGGAGGTTGCTGCTCGTAGATTGGTTGAAAGGCTGGAGGATTTGTTGTATTATTTGCTGGGGGATATCCTGGTGGTCCCATTGCAGTATATGTAGGAGGTCGGTATGGAGAAATAACCATGCTTGTAGAATAAATCTGTTCTGTTGTTGGTGTTACTTCATCCACTAGCCGTCTTAAACTTGGGTACTCCATCTCACAGTTGGCTACGATGAGTTCATTTTCTCCACCACCTTTGCTGGCGAAAGGATTAACCCATTCAGTGTCTGATTCGGGGTAATCATCCCAGATTGGTTCAGTTGAGGTTGTAAGTGATGATAAATATTGAATACAGTCCAGATAAGAATCATCATTATCCTTATAATTAAGAGTAGGGTCCAGGGACCGTGGTACAGAGGCTCATAGGCTTGTAGTCGTTGCCTGGTCTTGCTCGGAATTATTTTGGATCGAGTCATCTTGCACTAGGACTGCAGCTGCTTCTCGTTGCATAAGGAGAGAGAGAATTTCTTTGGTAGTAAGGTTACGGGGCTGCTGTGAGGTCGAGGCTTGAGCTGGTTCAGGAGTAACAGTCTTGGTATCAGTGGAACCAAACCCTTTATCACCTCGCTCGGAGTAACTGAGGTGAGGTACTTCATAAACCTCCGGAAAAACTATTTTCTCCAATATTAATTGTGCAATATTTTGCTGTGGAGAAATATAAACTGGAATATTAGTTCTATTAAATAAAAGAACTTTCACTTCACCTCGATAATCGGAGTCAATTACTCCAGCTCCGACTTCAATTCTATTTTTCCATGCTAACCCGGATCGTGAGGCTAATCGCCCATAATAACCATAGGGAATTTTAATTCGTAGACATGTGTGGACTATGTCTCGCCCATATGGTTCAATTACAGCAGCATGACTTGCAGAAATATCAAGTCCTGCTGATCCCTCCGTTTGACGTTGTGGTAACACTGCGTGTTGAGAAGTTTTCTTAACAAGAACATGGGGTTCAGCTATTGAGGAATACCTTTCACTTGCCGTTGTTGGTTTTTCCATAACTTCATCATCCCATGATGGAGGGAGTTCTAAGTTAGGCGGAGCCTATGGGAGATCATAGTTTCCATAATAATCAAACCTTCCGCTTGGTTGTCCCAGTGTATCCCACCTTCCAGTTTTATACTTTGATTTTTGCTTGTCTTCTTTAATGTAGTCCTCCGTATCACCATATTCTTCATAATATTCATCAACTGTGCCATTATAATTGGTAAAAACTTCTGGCTTTGTTTCTATAAGAACTGCCAGAATTTCTAGAATTTCTTCGTCTTTGTTATTATATACTGGTTGCTCTGATGGTTGTGCAACAGCATAATTGCTAAAGCTAAGTGAGATTCGTCCATCCATCATTATTTGACTGTCGACTTCTGATGTACAGGTTGTACAGGGATTGATATTTGGGTAGAATTAATTACCCAGTTGAGACTTTGTAGGCTTCTTGTTGAAAAGCTTCGCCCAGATAGGGCATTTACCCTATGGGAGGTTAAATAATCTACCACTCCCTGTATTTCATAAGCAAAACCTACATTAGGGGTGTTAGAAAGCCTACCTACAAGTCCTCTTGTGATTAAGAGGTTGGCTTCACTGTTTTCCCAGGCTTCATAACCTCTTGTAAGGATAGAAATTTGAATGTTTCTGTAAAAATCTCCGATGGTCATCATTATTTCTAGAATGACGTAGATCATTTGGCTTCCTGATGTTAGATCTACCTCTATGGTTGCCAATATTACTTGGTCACCTTGCTATCGGTTGTCCCTGAATACAATAAGAGCCATCGTTCCTTCTCGCTGCCTATGTAATATTTGAACACGTACCTGAAGGACGCCTAAATGTATATACTGCATACGGCTTCTTCTCAATTGATTAAAGCTTTCTTCTTGAATAAAACTTCTATCAGCTTGATGGTTATCAGTAACTAACATAGCTTCTTCAGATCTATGCACATAAACTCTATGATGTGCATCATCTCGTCTTAAATGATACAGTACTTCTGCGGGTACTATAGAGGCTCATTCTTGCATTGATAATTGTAATTGAGTTTCTGGTTCAATTTGCTGCTCTAGAGTATATCTTGTGGTTGCCCCGCCAGTGAATTGTCGCCCAATTCTTCGTGCTGCTTGCTGGGCATTATGGAGTCTTCGTTGGTTTCTTCGGTAGCTTCTTATTTGATCTTCAAATAGTGGAGCTGTGACTACTTGCTGCTCTGTCCTGGTGGTGGACATACTCCTTTCAACTTTTCTTGTTCTTCCCTTAGAATTTTGTAAGGGTCTTTGAATACCCGAAGTCTACCTGCCTTTTCCTTTGGCTTAGGGGGACTAAGAGACAAATTTTGTAGTCTAGAAATAAGATCTTGTGGAAAAGGAGGAGAGTTTTGTTTTTGAAGCTCTGATTGGATTTCCTTTAAGGTTTCAGCTATTTGAATAAGCAATGATTGCGGCTATCCCAGGTGTAACACCTTGGTAGTCGCTTGGTTTAGCAAATCCGATGGAAGGGGTTTCAATAGAATCAGTCGAAGAAATTGTTTCTCTGTAAGaggtagtatttcttgtagtaATAAAAGTGCTCATAAAGTTTCAGGACTTACAGGGACTCTTGGAGCTCGGGCGAGGGCAGTTCCTTCCCAGAAAATCTCATATATATGTGCCCTTGGATTTTCTTAGGCTTCCTGCCTTTCTTACCAAGTTAGGATCTATCCTTTTGCTTCTCCAGGTTGCGTAATAGCAACAAGCCCAAACAACAAGAGTTTgtcaagctctgataccagaaaGAAGAATAAGAATAACACTTCTaactatctagcttcacttatcaggatctttcaactgtctgacttcacccACCAGGACTTTTTAACTATTTGACttgactcaccaagactttcttacTGTTTTTCTTCGGACTTTCCAACTGactgactttactcactaggacttcccacaccAAGTGTCCACTTAACATTgacccatttgatttttcttcttttgttaATCTTTCCgttggtcttgcccttgcctaacttccagttaggactttctcagttaAGTATGTCAACTTTGATCTACTTGACTACTCTCTCAATTCAAACCGGTCAACGTTTGACCAAAGGAGACTTGTACTAATAATCTTCCTAatggacaattgcacctgtaGTCTCCCTCCATATGTTGTCAAACATTAAAGCTTGTAtgttgtcaaacattaaaactcaagcTTGATCCAACCTGATCAACTTTGACTTAAAGGACAACTTCACCAACACTTATGCCACTTGTCATTTTCTATACTCGGCATTCTGTGGGTTTCTAAATGGTGGGTGAATCACATATAATCTATATGTGTTAATATAGGAAAGATGATTTGTATATCTGTAGGTTTAATTGCTTGTATTGTTAACAGTATTAACTTCAGCCAAGAATACCAAAATTTTGCCAAGACAGATTCGTTCGATTGCTTTCCCTTTCTTGATGTTTTCCAGTGCTTGTTATTCAAATCCTTTTTAGGAATTTAGAAGAACCAAAGGGAACTTGAACTCTATGAGGGAGCATGCTGAGCTCCTTAACTCTGTCAGAGATGATATCACCGAATCCAAGGTGAGCACAAATAAAATATTGTATCGAAATTACGTTTTTTTCTTACGACCTTATGATATGGGATTGTATGATCTGTTTCTTTGTACAGGGATCAGGTGGAATGTCGCCTAGGGTAAGTTTGCTGAGGGAGAGAGCAGCAATTCACGGAAACATCAGTGATGTAAGATCTCTAAATCCGACTATTTAGTGtgagttttcttatttttttcgtAATTCAATGCCTCAATATCGTATTTCCAGAACTGATGCATTGTGAGCGCTATATAATGAGAATGGTCAAAACACAAAGTGAGGGATATATATTAGTCTATATGCAAAACACACAGTCGTATGTTTTAAACGCCGATGAGATAATTATATATGGAAGTTGAAGGAACTACCAGAAATTGATCGTAGTTTTCCTCATTTCAATATGGTATTTGAGCCAATACCTAGTATGATTGATGAAGTTGATTCGATCATGCGGTTAAGGGGCTACCAGACATGTGAtttaagtaataaaaaaaattattcaatagCATTAAGGAAATATGTAACACGATTGTATATAACATTTCTATTTCTTTCATCCATTATTCAATAAGGAGATAGCAATGAAACTATCTATCGTCAATAAGATGAAgaaccaattattgaaataagatGGAGATCTTCAGTCTTCTGTAATCATTATGACCTTTAATGCTGAGAAAATATTTTATAGATCAGAGAATTTAGTTTTATACATTATTTTGGGATAAGACACCCTACTGCTCGTGTTCCACCCAGATTGAGGAGTTGATAAGTCAAGCACAAGCAACAAGATCAGTTTTGGGGTCTCAAGGAGCTTTATATTTTGATGTCCAGGGAAAAGTGAAGCAGCTCGGTGATAAATTTCCTGTTATTCGTGGCGTACTTGGTATGCAAGATCTGTTCATCACAtgcatatattttttctttttctttgtaaaGTAGAAAAAAGGAAATTACTGAACGGTAAGTTGTCGGCGATCGCAGGTGCCATCAGGAGGAAGCGATCGAAGGATTCTCTAATCCTTTCCGCAGTCATTGCAGTCTGCATAGTGTTCATAATTATTTACTGGCTTTCgaagtgatcattggcaaattGGTTTTACACCCGATGGGCTATCAAAAGTATGCATTTGATGAATCATCCGCACTCCATCCATTTCTCAGATATCATGTAAGTTTTGTTTATAGAGCATGATCGTGATCGCTCTCATAGGCAGTCCATTCCCTTATTTTACTTGAGTGGAGTAACTTAAGACCAGTGGAAAGGATGAAGGAATACCACGGCTGCCATGACCGTGACCATTCTTTTTGTCTTCTGCACTTTTTCCACCAGGTAAACAACAGCCCAGAAGAATTATCTTCATCTCCTCTTCTAGCTCCTCCTCTATCTCCATCTAAATTTTTACATCTTTCATATTTCTTGCTGTCCTATTCCTTTTACTATATATTCTTACAAACTTTCTATCTTTAAAGTTTCTAGAGTTTTCACTGTTTCCTTATGTTTATAATAATGTTTCATTTCTTATAGCTTATAACGTTTCTTTGTTTCTCATGATTTGTATATttgcttagaatattttttttcgtAAATTGAATGAAACCTAACTCTATTCTAATAGCTATACATTTTAACTCCTTGATATCGAAACAAACTAAAGACATTTCCACATGGATAAAAAAAACAGCTCTGTTCATGAGAACTTATGGCAAGAAATAACCCAATGCAATTATGAAGTGCATATAAAAGAAGGGAATTAAAATTGCAGTCGATAAAAGTGTACTTTCTTCTTCTACAACTTGCCATGTGACAAAATTAAGCATTTTCTAACTTCAACTATGTAATCCTATAGAGAGTGAATGGAAAATTGCATTGGTTAAATAATCAACAATGCATCCTACCTAAATGAATGACCATAATACATGATGGTAACAAGAACCAAAACAAACTCAATATCAATAAAAGATGTGCCCAAGATCTAAGTTTCAAACAAATCTGATTGCTGAGGCGGGTTGAAAGACCTTCCATATCCACAATCGGGCTTTAACTCTGAATTGGGTTAGTTAAAGGAAATAACAGTAGAGACCAAAATCAACATTGAAGTGAACAGCAAGCCTCCGGCATATGTGATAAAAGAAGACGAAGTTTGAGAGCCATGAGGTGTCTGCTGCCTGCATCGTTGGCAAATTGAATCTATCAATCAACGATGGAAATATATGCATATACAAGTTTGACTACAATTTCAAATGTAATCAAAAGGATGATTCAGAAGTGATGGGACTTACGTCTGCATATTGCGGAGGAGACCACAATAGAGAACATTATCTGGCATTGACATTTCGGTCTTGTTAGAGTGGTCTTCCGGATTGACAACTCTCAGATATAACTCCTGGCCAAGGTAGCGTGTATCAAGATTCTCGACTCGCACATTCCAAAATCCTACATTGTCGAGTGAGACTAGAACAGCAGTCCATGCCCCTGGAAATACCTGGGAACAGAAAGATGGGAAGGTGCATAAATATTTGTTAGAGGGAAAAGCAGcgacaaattaaaaaataaaagccTTGAACACTCAGAAAGGAGAAAATTTTGCAAATAAAATGGCCAAATTGAGGAACTCAATCCTAGAGGATAGGTGTGACAATTTGTGGGGGAATAAAATCGTATTGGCTACTTATTTGGACAAACATATTTTCTTTACAAAAGAATCATATTCATTTCATAATACTAGAGGATTCTCATGCAAATACACCTGTGTGGTACAGCGAGAAACTCCATCCCACTTGTTGTAGGTGCCTCTACTGTCTTCTGTCCACTCTCCATAGTCCATCCTGCAgttaaataaaaatcaaatatattGTAAATGAATAAACTCATACTGTTTTTCCTAATTCTACAGATGTAAAAACAAAAAATACTGAAGTACCCGGCAACGAAAAATGCATATCCATCCATGTGGTATGTCTGAACTGTGGTGTCATTATTTTGGAATATGATTTCCATGAACCCCTTATAAGTACCATTGATCACAGATGTTCCATTTCGAGGTGGTCTATCAAGTGGTCTTGTAGGAAAATCAAGTGTATAAACTCCCTCCTTATTATACTGATCAGCAAGCCTCAAGGGAGTATCAGGATTAGAATATGATATGCCATTAAGAGTAGTCCTTCGTTTTCCATTGATCGTCACAGGAGGCATATTTCTCAAAACATAAACCTGGGTCACATTGATGGAACCATATCTAAATGAACCTTGAGGATTAGGACGTGCAGCACCAGCACTTACATTCAtcctgaaaaaaaaaagtaaggttGAAGGCTATTAGAAATGAGGAAAAAGTTGAGTAGGGTTCCATTGCCAAGAAAATTGGTAATAACAGAAGCCCCCATAATATTTGTTTTTTAAGAGATTATAAAGAGAAACTGCAgttaaaaaaacacaaaaaaggATATTCAATAACTCGACAGAAAATATATTCTTAGAGAAAATTTGAAAAAGGATCACAAAGAGCAAAACATATTAGACTTTATTAATCTTATAACTTGATAGAAAAACTGTAAGACGTGAAAGCGGATTCTTtcctaaagatttttttttttaaaggatgCTAAAGAGAAAATCATATTGCACTATTACTTCAAGAAACAATGAAGAGACATAACTTGCTcagattatttgaaaaaaaaaaaacagaatagaGAAATGTTAACCAATCAAAGGAAATATGCCCAAACCAAAGTGATGTAAAGCAACATACCTGACAGATTTTGCCTGATTCATTGAAAATGTCTTGTCATAGAAATCATTAGGAGGATCAGGGAGAGGACCAGAAGCTTTACCTCCAGAATTTGAATAATGTAAAATGGCAACACCAGTTACTCTGGTCCATAGTGATTCATTTACGAATCTAGCACTAGCTACGATGTAATAATCACTGCTTGCATTCTGATCCATGGTGACCAAAAAGGAGTATGATTGGCCAACATGGATATCAAGGTTGGTAAAATTCTGTTGTGCAGTATATGTTCCTTCTGTCTCTACAAGAATCATGTTGTGATTTTGAATTCTAAAGTTCAAGCTTGTTGATGTCCCGACATTATGAACTCTGAAACGGTATGTTTTTCCTGCTTCCAAAAAAGCAACTTCCTTAGGAATGAGATTTCCTACTAGATTCGAGATTACAATCGAAACAATCTTTGCTCGTGTTTAAAGTTCATGGAGCAGACAATTACCTGGTTCAACGTTGACTGTTTCGTGATCAATGCCATCAGGGACAAGTGTGGTATTATAACGATATGGGCCTTTTCCGTTCATCAAGACACCGTCAGGCATCCCAAGGTCTTTGCCATCATCAAGTGCCTGCCTTAAATCCTACAAGAAGAATCCATCCGAGATCAAGACAAGCATATATCTCAATCATCGAGAGACACAACTACTCAACAAAATCACACACCGTGTGATTCCGGATATACCAATCCCCGATGAAGAGGGTGAAGTCCCCATCCGGCTTCCCAAACGGCACAGCGATCACATCGCGGTTATTGACAGTGATCCCACCATATCCTCCTGCAGCACGATGGAGGCCCAAGGAAGGGAAGTAAAAGTAGCTGCCGATCTGGTCCTTCACTTGGAATTGGTAGGTCCAGTTCCAGCCGGGCGGGATGGGGCAGTTGGTGCCCAAAACTCCGTCCTGCCAACAATTCTTTCGCTGCTGAATCCCATCCCTTATCACCAAGCAGTCAAACAAACACCAATACCATcagcaaaacaaacaaacaaacaaacaccaAATCAATCCGGCACAAGATACCATGTGATGAGGAGGGGCTCATCCAAACTATTGAGCACATTGACGACCACATTCCAGTTCGTAGTCACGTTCATAACGGGTCCAGGGAATTGATTCGAGATCGCGATCAGCTGCCATCGACAATCGCCAGATTAAAAACGACGACAAGCTCGATCTCACCATTTGCTCTAATTCCGAGATCTAACAAAATCGATGCAGGGCAGGAGAAGAGACTGACCTGCTGAGGGACGCCGAGGGGAGAAGCGGTGATGTAGGTCACATCCCAGTCGAAGTAAGCGTAGGGGTCGGCGGCGAAGCAAGGCACCACCAGGGCGGTGGCCCAAAGCAGCGCCACCGCCCCCCAACCCACCGCTTCCGCCGAGCTCGATCGCAATCGCTGCTGCTTCACCATTTCACTCTCTCCCCTTCTTCCACTCGCTATTCGCCACTCGGTTTCGGGACTAAAGTAGCAGCCTAGTGCATATGCAGTCGGTGAGAAACTGAAGGGGAGTTGCCTAAGTTTACacataaagaaataaaattaataagtattttttttcattcaaaagGGCCAAATTGCTAATTCGGCAAGAGATAAATGAGGAGAACGTGACGGGCCAACTGCCGTTGATCGCAGCGCAGCGCAGCGCGTCGTTTCCGGCCTGAATTGAATGCCGTGTCGTGCGCCAGGATTTGGCTTCTTCGACTTTGCGGGGGGTCCATCATCCACCTGCGGTTTGATTTTACCGGCTGAAGCTGGCGCCCAACTGCACGGCTTTCCACGTGAGCATCAGATGCAGTTTGATTTGATTACGCGTGAGAGTCGACGCCGTCCCATTTACCGAGCGATCGTGGCATGATCCTCGGCGCGGCccacgcttccggactttctagtTATTCTTCCAAACGCATCCCCAGCATGTGGGCGCCAGTTGAAAACGCTGATAGTCGCCGTACGTAGTTGATCGAGGCAGAAACTGAGGCGGAGAATGCACTGCAGCACTGAGTGGCCACCAGCTGGTCCAGCTTTCACAAAATGACAAACTGCACTTGACTGAGGTAGAAGAATGAGTGGCCCCAAGACCAATACACCATTGCTGTCCAACTAAGAGTTTAAATCCTCTTATTCACTGATCGATCGAACGGTCATGATATTTTTAGATATATATAATACCCGTTCGATCAATAGAAagatataaaattatataattattaGGACAGAAGATCCAACTCAGCCACAGTCGACAATTTACTTTGCAGAGGACGAATCGTAAGTAGCTTTGCTTCCACGTTGTCTTGTCTACCCTTAAATAGCAGCTCATCACCTCCCATAAGATGAGGCCTGGGCCGTACCTTGACACATGTAAGGGATGTGCCGGAAGAGGCAGAGGTTTTTCATCTGCTTTATGGATTTTAggaaaaaggtttttttttttttaatattatgatCCTATCTAGAAGTTGAGATGATGAGACTCAGAAGATGTGACGCTCCTGTTGACTATGTATAGGCCTCCGATGAGACTAATCTATAAGTACAAAAGCGTCAGTGCCAAGGCAGGGAGCTCAGTGATTCCTCGACgatgacccttcgacgctcaagtcagatctccGACGAAGATAACAAGCAAGCAAAGAAACGAAAGTggcagcgtaactgtagctacagtagaacGTGCATACCTCTGTCGAAGCTTGGCGTCCTATATATAGGGCTTTAGGGGG contains:
- the LOC121996056 gene encoding monocopper oxidase-like protein SKU5 encodes the protein MVKQQRLRSSSAEAVGWGAVALLWATALVVPCFAADPYAYFDWDVTYITASPLGVPQQLIAISNQFPGPVMNVTTNWNVVVNVLNSLDEPLLITWDGIQQRKNCWQDGVLGTNCPIPPGWNWTYQFQVKDQIGSYFYFPSLGLHRAAGGYGGITVNNRDVIAVPFGKPDGDFTLFIGDWYIRNHTDLRQALDDGKDLGMPDGVLMNGKGPYRYNTTLVPDGIDHETVNVEPGKTYRFRVHNVGTSTSLNFRIQNHNMILVETEGTYTAQQNFTNLDIHVGQSYSFLVTMDQNASSDYYIVASARFVNESLWTRVTGVAILHYSNSGGKASGPLPDPPNDFYDKTFSMNQAKSVRMNVSAGAARPNPQGSFRYGSINVTQVYVLRNMPPVTINGKRRTTLNGISYSNPDTPLRLADQYNKEGVYTLDFPTRPLDRPPRNGTSVINGTYKGFMEIIFQNNDTTVQTYHMDGYAFFVAGMDYGEWTEDSRGTYNKWDGVSRCTTQVFPGAWTAVLVSLDNVGFWNVRVENLDTRYLGQELYLRVVNPEDHSNKTEMSMPDNVLYCGLLRNMQTQQTPHGSQTSSSFITYAGGLLFTSMLILVSTVISFN